Proteins found in one Gordonia sp. PDNC005 genomic segment:
- the pdxT gene encoding pyridoxal 5'-phosphate synthase glutaminase subunit PdxT, with protein MSPLIGVLALQGDVREHTEALLASGAEVLPVRRKAELDRVDGLVIPGGESTTMSRLLGVFDLYDPLVERLRDGLPAYGSCAGMIMLASTILDTRPDARHLDALHVTVRRNAFGRQVESFETDLDFVGITDAPGADPMRAVFIRAPWVESVGEGVDVLATVPDGPAAGRVVAVRQQNVLATSFHPEVTGDHRVHRFFVDMVAEA; from the coding sequence GTGAGCCCGCTGATCGGTGTTCTTGCACTTCAGGGTGACGTGCGAGAACACACCGAGGCTCTCCTCGCGTCGGGGGCCGAGGTGCTGCCGGTCCGCAGGAAGGCCGAACTCGATCGTGTGGACGGCCTGGTGATTCCGGGTGGGGAGTCGACCACGATGAGCAGGCTGCTCGGTGTGTTCGACCTCTACGATCCGCTGGTCGAACGCCTGCGTGACGGGCTTCCGGCGTACGGGTCGTGCGCTGGCATGATCATGCTCGCCTCAACGATCCTCGACACCCGGCCCGACGCACGACACCTGGACGCCCTCCACGTGACCGTCCGCCGCAACGCGTTCGGGCGCCAGGTCGAATCGTTCGAGACGGATCTGGACTTCGTCGGGATCACCGATGCGCCGGGCGCGGACCCGATGCGGGCCGTCTTCATCCGCGCACCGTGGGTCGAGTCGGTAGGGGAGGGCGTCGACGTGCTGGCGACCGTTCCCGACGGTCCGGCCGCCGGGCGTGTCGTCGCCGTGCGCCAGCAGAACGTACTGGCCACGTCGTTCCACCCGGAAGTCACCGGGGATCACCGTGTGCACCGCTTCTTCGTCGACATGGTCGCGGAAGCGTAG
- a CDS encoding acyl-CoA thioesterase II, which yields MADIEEILSVERIDADIYRGGAFASALRRTFGGQVAGQALVAATQTVAPEYAVHSLHGYFLRPGKPDQPAVFLVDRIRDGRSFVTRRVTGVQNGEAIFSMSASFHITDDHGIEHQDSMPPAPDPESLPDQKEKAEQLKGNARVFYAEWENFDIRIVPRDQLVTHESFAAQQRVWFRYRKPLPDDQLLHVCTLAYMSDMTLLGSSKTAHPDVDSQNASLDHAMWFLRPFRADDWLLYDQTSPSAGGARALTQGRIFDRAGRLVAAVTQEGLTRTGVPTSIASVTRPAT from the coding sequence GTGGCTGACATCGAAGAGATTCTGTCCGTCGAACGCATCGACGCCGACATCTACCGCGGCGGCGCGTTCGCGAGCGCGCTGCGCCGAACCTTCGGCGGCCAGGTGGCCGGACAAGCACTGGTCGCGGCGACGCAGACCGTCGCACCGGAGTACGCGGTGCACTCGCTGCACGGCTACTTCTTGCGCCCAGGCAAGCCCGATCAGCCCGCTGTTTTCCTCGTCGACCGCATCCGAGACGGTCGCTCGTTCGTCACCCGGCGGGTCACTGGAGTGCAGAACGGCGAAGCGATCTTCTCGATGTCCGCGTCGTTCCACATCACCGACGATCACGGCATCGAGCATCAGGATTCGATGCCACCCGCACCCGACCCGGAGTCGTTGCCCGATCAGAAGGAGAAGGCGGAGCAGCTCAAGGGCAATGCTCGCGTGTTCTATGCCGAATGGGAGAACTTCGACATCCGGATCGTGCCGCGTGATCAGCTCGTCACACACGAGTCGTTCGCCGCGCAGCAGCGGGTGTGGTTCCGCTACCGCAAACCGCTGCCCGACGATCAGCTCCTGCACGTCTGCACCCTCGCGTACATGAGCGACATGACTCTCCTCGGGTCGTCCAAGACGGCACACCCGGACGTCGACTCACAGAACGCGTCTCTCGACCACGCGATGTGGTTCCTGCGCCCGTTCCGGGCCGACGACTGGCTCCTGTACGACCAGACGTCGCCGTCCGCAGGTGGCGCGCGGGCCCTCACCCAGGGGCGGATCTTCGACCGCGCGGGGAGGCTGGTGGCCGCCGTCACGCAAGAAGGCCTCACGCGTACGGGCGTACCGACCTCCATCGCGAGCGTCACGAGGCCTGCCACGTGA
- the ruvA gene encoding Holliday junction branch migration protein RuvA — MIASVSGEVIDIALDHAVVECAGVGYRVLATPPTLGRLTRGSHARLLTSMIVREDSMTLYGFTDPEARDLFGLLQTVTGVGPRLAMATLAVLEPDSLRRALADSDAKALTAVPGIGKRVAERLVVELRDKVDAGPVASGVPGAPASGAGGQVTEALIGLGFTEGAAQQAVAAVLAAQPDADSSTLLRTALAGLGPRR, encoded by the coding sequence ATGATCGCGTCCGTGTCCGGTGAGGTCATCGACATCGCCCTCGACCACGCCGTCGTGGAGTGCGCCGGTGTCGGCTACCGGGTGCTGGCGACGCCGCCGACCCTCGGCAGACTCACCCGCGGGTCTCACGCCCGGCTGCTCACGTCGATGATCGTCCGCGAGGACTCGATGACGCTGTACGGCTTCACCGACCCGGAAGCCCGTGATCTCTTCGGATTGCTTCAGACCGTGACGGGCGTCGGCCCGCGACTGGCGATGGCGACCCTCGCGGTCCTCGAACCGGACAGCCTACGTCGTGCGCTCGCGGATTCCGACGCCAAGGCGCTGACAGCTGTTCCGGGCATCGGGAAGCGGGTCGCGGAACGGCTTGTCGTGGAACTCCGCGACAAGGTCGACGCGGGCCCCGTCGCGAGCGGAGTTCCCGGAGCGCCTGCGTCGGGTGCCGGCGGGCAGGTCACCGAGGCGCTCATCGGACTCGGCTTCACCGAGGGCGCCGCGCAGCAGGCCGTTGCCGCGGTGCTCGCGGCACAGCCGGACGCCGACTCGTCGACGCTCCTCCGCACGGCTCTCGCAGGCCTCGGTCCTCGCCGATGA
- the yajC gene encoding preprotein translocase subunit YajC, producing the protein MPSNLIIPLMLAAMAVFMFMSIRNQKKRAAAASEMQSSVVPGSRVQLHSGLFGTVVDPSGEEFVTIEIAPGVVTEWNRLAIREVITADEDGADAADSDDEDPIEVPDSPAALDKLTKKTDDESGDKPEEK; encoded by the coding sequence ATGCCTTCAAACTTGATCATCCCGTTGATGCTGGCGGCGATGGCCGTGTTCATGTTCATGAGCATCAGGAACCAGAAGAAGCGGGCCGCCGCGGCCAGCGAGATGCAGTCGTCCGTGGTCCCCGGTTCGCGTGTCCAGCTCCACTCCGGTCTGTTCGGCACCGTCGTCGATCCGTCGGGCGAGGAGTTCGTGACGATCGAGATCGCTCCGGGTGTGGTCACCGAGTGGAACCGCCTCGCGATTCGTGAGGTCATCACGGCCGACGAGGACGGTGCGGATGCCGCTGACTCCGACGACGAAGATCCCATCGAGGTTCCCGACAGCCCGGCCGCGCTCGACAAGCTGACTAAGAAGACCGACGACGAGTCCGGCGACAAGCCCGAAGAGAAGTAG
- the ruvC gene encoding crossover junction endodeoxyribonuclease RuvC — translation MRVMGVDPGLTRCGVALVESTGGRGVTALDVDVVRTPADMELAERLLAVHKGVEHWLDTHSPDVVAIERVFAQRQVSTAMGTAQAAGVVALAAAQRGIPVRFHTPSEVKAAVTGSGRADKAQVTAMITRILGLQTPPKPADAADALALAVCHCWRGPVNERMEAAAKQAKAAQERHRARLRAAREEAAR, via the coding sequence GTGCGTGTGATGGGGGTCGATCCGGGGCTCACCAGGTGCGGTGTCGCACTGGTCGAGTCGACGGGCGGACGTGGGGTCACCGCGCTCGACGTCGACGTCGTTCGAACCCCTGCCGACATGGAACTCGCCGAGCGTCTGCTCGCCGTGCACAAGGGTGTCGAGCATTGGCTCGACACCCACTCGCCTGACGTGGTCGCGATCGAGCGAGTGTTCGCGCAACGTCAGGTCAGCACTGCCATGGGCACTGCCCAAGCTGCGGGTGTGGTCGCGTTGGCGGCGGCGCAGCGGGGGATCCCGGTGCGCTTTCACACGCCGTCCGAGGTCAAAGCGGCCGTCACGGGGTCGGGACGTGCCGACAAGGCCCAAGTCACGGCGATGATCACGCGAATCCTCGGATTGCAGACACCGCCGAAGCCGGCCGACGCGGCCGACGCACTCGCGTTGGCGGTGTGTCACTGCTGGCGTGGGCCGGTGAATGAACGCATGGAGGCCGCCGCCAAACAGGCGAAGGCCGCTCAGGAACGTCATCGTGCCCGCCTGCGTGCGGCACGAGAGGAGGCAGCCCGATGA
- the secF gene encoding protein translocase subunit SecF: MSSNETTAEKPTTDWADDDYVAAENTSFFSRLYSGTGAFDVVGPRSRRRLYVISGVIMVICVLSMIFRGFTPGIDFEGGTQVSIPASDTVTTSSVSDAFSAALGQAPESVQKAGTGAAATIQVRTETLSHEDAAKLTESLASTFKINQSDVSSSDVSSTWGAEITRKMVIALIVFLVVVFIYIAIRFDREMSAAALVSLLFDVVATAGVYSLVGWEVTPATVIGLLTILGFSVYDTVVVFDKVEENTRSVFASSRRTYSEQTNLAVNQTFMRSINTTVISVLPIIALIVIAVWMLGVGTLKDLALIQLVGVVVGTYSSIFLASPLLVTLKERREDVKRHTAKVFARRERAAA; the protein is encoded by the coding sequence GTGAGTTCCAACGAGACCACTGCCGAGAAGCCGACGACGGACTGGGCGGACGACGACTACGTCGCCGCTGAGAACACGTCGTTCTTCTCCCGCCTCTACTCGGGCACCGGAGCATTCGACGTCGTCGGTCCCCGTTCGCGTCGTCGCCTGTACGTGATCTCCGGCGTGATCATGGTGATCTGTGTCCTGTCGATGATCTTCCGCGGGTTCACGCCCGGCATCGACTTCGAAGGCGGCACCCAGGTGTCGATCCCGGCATCGGACACCGTCACCACTTCGTCGGTCAGCGACGCGTTCAGCGCTGCGCTGGGGCAGGCTCCGGAGTCGGTTCAGAAGGCGGGCACCGGTGCCGCCGCGACCATCCAGGTGCGGACCGAGACGCTGTCACATGAGGACGCGGCGAAGTTGACCGAGAGTCTCGCATCGACGTTCAAGATCAACCAGTCCGATGTGAGCAGTTCCGACGTCAGTTCCACGTGGGGCGCCGAGATCACGCGCAAGATGGTGATCGCGCTGATCGTGTTCCTTGTTGTCGTGTTCATCTACATCGCGATTCGATTCGACCGCGAGATGTCGGCGGCAGCGCTCGTGTCTCTCCTGTTCGACGTCGTCGCCACCGCGGGCGTCTACTCGCTCGTCGGCTGGGAAGTGACACCGGCGACCGTCATCGGTCTGTTGACGATCCTCGGCTTCTCGGTCTACGACACGGTTGTCGTGTTCGACAAGGTGGAGGAGAACACCAGATCAGTGTTCGCGTCGTCGCGCCGAACGTACTCCGAGCAGACCAACCTGGCCGTCAACCAGACATTCATGCGGTCGATCAACACCACGGTGATCTCGGTGCTGCCGATCATCGCGCTGATCGTCATCGCGGTCTGGATGCTGGGCGTGGGCACGCTCAAGGACCTGGCGCTCATCCAGCTCGTCGGTGTTGTCGTCGGCACCTACTCGTCGATCTTCCTCGCATCGCCGCTGCTGGTGACGCTGAAGGAGCGGCGCGAAGACGTGAAGCGCCACACCGCGAAGGTCTTCGCCCGACGGGAACGGGCCGCAGCATGA
- a CDS encoding acyl-CoA dehydrogenase — MTDIDASAPTSNDLTAALRDVLDGRWAATRNVVRDLIDEKSLVPLSGVSLAEYRTLMLDQMAAMVPLGFPADGFRPEHGGSGDVGAAVTAIETLGYGDLSLMVKAGVQWGLFGGAVENLGTDRHHEKYVRGLIDLDVVGCFAMTETGHGSNVQALETTATYDAATGEFVINSPSASARKDYIGGAAEHAGYAAVFAQLITAGPGEEPTGRGVHCFVVPIRDADGADLPGVTTSDCGYKGGLPGVDNGRIMFDGVRIPREDLLNRYADVAADGTYSSPIESDNRRFFTMLGTLIRGRVTVGAAAGAAGRLGLALAVKYALVRRQFSAPGQDSELVLMDYRAHQRRLLPLVARAYAFGLAQNEVVAELHELQTADPSDVDPDAIRKLEVKAAAIKAGHTELASRAISEAREACGGAGYLDENRLSRLRGDIDVFTTFEGDNLILRQLVAKQLLTAYADDVSDLDAVGWIRFVASTVKDIALEKTAARQVVQTLLDDSDEDPENSELSHPGTQLRLLRNREDHLLRTAANRMRRAKDEDADAQEVFTSTQDHLIKVGDAHIERIVLEIVVDVIGKITDTQTRTLLKRVRDLFVYSLLEDDLGWFLMHRHVSVERAKAIRRGVNELCGTLRPHAAELVDAFGVPAVALDVPMIEHR, encoded by the coding sequence ATGACCGACATCGACGCCAGCGCTCCCACCTCGAACGATCTGACTGCCGCCCTTCGCGATGTTCTCGACGGCCGATGGGCCGCCACCAGGAACGTGGTCCGCGACCTCATCGATGAGAAGTCGCTGGTCCCCCTGTCCGGAGTCTCCCTCGCCGAATACCGGACGTTGATGCTCGACCAGATGGCGGCGATGGTTCCGCTCGGCTTCCCCGCCGACGGCTTCCGACCCGAACACGGCGGGTCCGGCGACGTCGGCGCCGCGGTCACCGCGATCGAGACGCTCGGCTACGGCGACCTGTCGCTCATGGTGAAAGCGGGTGTCCAGTGGGGCCTGTTCGGCGGTGCAGTCGAGAACCTCGGAACCGACCGCCATCACGAGAAGTATGTCCGCGGCCTCATCGACCTCGACGTCGTCGGGTGTTTCGCCATGACCGAGACCGGCCACGGCTCCAACGTCCAGGCACTTGAGACCACCGCCACCTACGACGCAGCGACCGGCGAGTTCGTGATCAACTCCCCCTCGGCCAGCGCACGCAAGGACTACATCGGTGGTGCCGCCGAGCACGCCGGATACGCCGCGGTGTTCGCGCAGCTGATCACCGCGGGTCCCGGCGAGGAGCCGACGGGACGCGGAGTGCACTGCTTCGTCGTTCCGATCCGTGACGCCGACGGCGCCGATCTGCCCGGGGTCACCACTTCCGACTGCGGATACAAGGGCGGTCTGCCCGGTGTCGACAACGGCCGCATCATGTTCGACGGTGTGCGCATCCCGCGCGAGGACCTGTTGAACCGCTACGCCGACGTCGCCGCGGACGGTACCTACTCGAGTCCCATCGAATCGGACAACCGCCGGTTCTTCACCATGCTCGGCACTCTGATCCGAGGTCGAGTGACGGTCGGCGCCGCGGCTGGCGCCGCGGGCCGACTCGGGCTCGCCCTCGCGGTCAAGTACGCGCTGGTTCGGCGTCAGTTCTCCGCACCCGGCCAGGACTCCGAGCTGGTGCTCATGGACTACCGTGCGCACCAGCGTCGGCTGCTCCCCCTCGTCGCGAGGGCGTACGCCTTCGGACTGGCGCAGAACGAGGTGGTCGCCGAGCTCCACGAACTGCAGACCGCCGACCCGTCCGACGTGGATCCCGACGCTATCCGCAAGCTGGAGGTGAAGGCCGCCGCGATCAAGGCAGGGCACACGGAACTGGCGTCCCGCGCGATCTCGGAGGCACGCGAGGCGTGCGGCGGCGCGGGCTACCTAGACGAGAACCGGCTGTCGCGCCTGCGCGGCGACATCGACGTGTTCACCACGTTCGAGGGCGACAACCTCATCCTCCGTCAGCTCGTCGCGAAGCAACTGCTCACGGCGTACGCCGACGACGTGAGCGATCTCGACGCCGTCGGCTGGATCCGTTTCGTCGCGTCGACCGTCAAGGACATCGCATTGGAGAAGACTGCGGCTCGCCAGGTGGTGCAGACCCTGCTCGACGACTCCGACGAGGACCCGGAGAACTCCGAGCTCTCGCACCCCGGCACGCAGCTTCGGCTGCTGCGCAACCGCGAGGATCACCTGTTGCGGACCGCCGCCAATCGGATGCGCCGCGCCAAGGACGAGGACGCGGACGCCCAGGAGGTGTTCACCTCCACCCAGGATCACCTGATCAAGGTCGGCGACGCCCACATCGAGCGGATCGTCCTGGAGATCGTCGTCGACGTCATCGGGAAGATCACGGACACGCAGACGCGGACCCTCTTGAAGAGAGTCCGCGACCTGTTCGTCTATTCACTTCTGGAAGATGATCTCGGCTGGTTCCTGATGCACCGGCACGTGAGCGTCGAGCGAGCCAAGGCCATCCGACGCGGTGTCAACGAGCTGTGCGGCACCCTGCGTCCCCACGCCGCCGAACTCGTCGACGCCTTCGGTGTCCCCGCCGTCGCTCTCGACGTCCCGATGATCGAGCACCGCTAG
- the ruvB gene encoding Holliday junction branch migration DNA helicase RuvB: protein MMDGFDDADDYLTGADAVPADRDLDNSLRPSSLQDFIGQPKVREQLELVLHAARARGRTPDHILLSGPPGLGKTSLAMIIASEMGAAIRITSGPALERAGDLAAMLSNLVEGDVLFIDEIHRIARPAEEMLYLAMEDFRVDVVVGKGPGATSIPLDIAPFTLVGATTRSGALTGPLRDRFGFTAHMEFYEPSELVRVLTRSAVILGIDIDDDAAAEVAGRSRGTPRIANRLLRRVRDYAEVRGDGRVDVTGARAALAVYDVDELGLDRLDRAVLGALVRGFGGGPVGVSTLAVAVGEEPATVEEVCEPFLVRAGMIARTPRGRVATAAAWHHLGLTPPPDAIDRVHGVRAREETLFD from the coding sequence ATGATGGACGGATTCGACGACGCCGACGACTACCTGACCGGTGCAGACGCCGTACCCGCGGACCGCGACCTCGACAACAGTCTCCGGCCGTCGAGCCTGCAGGACTTTATCGGTCAGCCGAAGGTCCGTGAACAGCTCGAACTCGTCCTGCACGCCGCCAGGGCACGCGGGCGCACCCCGGACCACATCCTGCTGTCCGGGCCGCCGGGACTCGGCAAGACGTCGCTGGCGATGATCATCGCGAGCGAGATGGGCGCGGCCATTCGGATCACCTCCGGCCCTGCGCTGGAGCGGGCGGGCGACCTCGCGGCGATGCTGTCGAATCTGGTCGAAGGCGACGTGCTCTTCATCGACGAGATCCACCGCATCGCGCGGCCCGCCGAAGAGATGCTGTACCTCGCGATGGAAGACTTCCGGGTCGACGTCGTCGTCGGAAAGGGGCCGGGCGCCACGTCGATCCCGCTCGACATCGCGCCGTTCACCCTTGTCGGCGCCACCACTCGGTCCGGTGCGCTCACCGGTCCGCTGCGCGACCGTTTCGGTTTCACCGCGCACATGGAGTTCTACGAACCCTCAGAACTCGTTCGAGTGCTCACCCGATCGGCTGTGATCCTCGGAATCGACATCGACGACGATGCGGCCGCCGAAGTCGCAGGCCGATCACGTGGAACGCCTCGTATCGCGAACCGCCTCCTGCGCCGAGTTCGCGACTACGCCGAAGTGCGGGGCGACGGCCGTGTTGATGTGACGGGCGCCCGCGCCGCACTCGCCGTGTACGACGTCGACGAACTCGGTCTCGACCGCCTGGACCGTGCGGTTCTGGGTGCCTTGGTCCGCGGCTTCGGCGGCGGACCGGTCGGAGTGTCGACCCTGGCCGTGGCCGTCGGCGAAGAGCCCGCCACCGTCGAAGAGGTCTGCGAGCCGTTCCTCGTGCGAGCCGGAATGATCGCGCGCACGCCCCGCGGCCGGGTGGCGACCGCCGCTGCCTGGCATCACCTCGGCCTCACCCCGCCGCCGGACGCCATCGACCGGGTTCACGGTGTCCGGGCCCGCGAAGAGACGTTGTTCGACTAG
- a CDS encoding YebC/PmpR family DNA-binding transcriptional regulator: protein MSGHSKWATTKHKKAVIDAKRGKMFAKLIKNIEVAARTGGGDPAGNPTLFDAIQKAKKSSVPNDNIERARKRGGGEEGGGADWQTIMYEGYGPNGVAILIECLTDNRNRAAGEVRTAMTRNGGNMADPGSVSYLFTRKGVVTLDKGDQSEDDVLMAVLDAGAEEVTDLGEQFEIVSEPTDLVAVRTALQEAGIDYESAEPDFRASVEVPVDADGARKMFKLIDALEDSDDVQNVYSNVDISDEVLAELDND from the coding sequence ATGAGCGGCCACTCCAAATGGGCCACCACCAAGCACAAGAAGGCGGTCATCGACGCCAAGCGCGGCAAGATGTTCGCCAAGCTGATCAAGAACATCGAGGTGGCGGCTCGGACCGGCGGTGGTGACCCGGCGGGCAACCCGACTCTCTTCGACGCGATTCAGAAGGCCAAGAAGTCGTCGGTCCCCAACGACAACATCGAACGCGCACGCAAGCGCGGCGGTGGTGAAGAAGGCGGCGGCGCCGACTGGCAGACCATCATGTACGAGGGCTACGGACCCAACGGTGTCGCGATCCTCATCGAGTGCCTTACCGACAATCGCAACCGCGCGGCAGGTGAGGTCCGCACGGCGATGACCCGCAACGGTGGCAACATGGCCGATCCGGGGTCGGTCTCGTACCTCTTCACTCGCAAGGGTGTCGTGACACTGGACAAGGGTGACCAGTCCGAGGACGACGTGCTGATGGCAGTGCTCGACGCAGGTGCTGAAGAGGTCACCGACCTCGGTGAGCAGTTCGAGATCGTCAGCGAGCCGACCGACCTCGTCGCGGTCCGCACCGCGCTGCAGGAGGCGGGCATCGACTACGAGTCGGCCGAGCCGGACTTCCGCGCATCGGTCGAGGTCCCCGTCGACGCCGACGGCGCACGGAAGATGTTCAAGCTCATCGACGCGCTCGAGGACTCGGACGACGTGCAGAACGTCTACAGCAACGTCGACATCAGCGACGAGGTCCTCGCCGAGCTCGACAACGACTGA
- the secD gene encoding protein translocase subunit SecD codes for MTSNNPLTARRNAQRETPPWVPLLAFLAVLGAIFALIFATGSHKAEPKLGIDLQGGTRVVLTARTDQGADPTRAQLDDARQIIQQRVDGLGVGGSEVVVNGNTLVITVPGEDGKQARTLAQTAQLFIRPVITSQAAIPQKADPNAKKPADMTADEQKKAIADARAARQAPANADQKELARLQAEMSKVNCAPNVSDPLVGYDKPDQYLVACGQDDGQVYLLAPMIIRGTDVADAKSQQNQAGQWVVSVDYRGEGKQTWVDYTSKNVGKTTATVLDTRVVSAATINGAIIGTTEISGSFTQSETIDLANALKYGSLPLSFSMSDAQTVSATLGLTSLRAGLIAGGVGLLAVLIYALAYYRMLGFLTFLSLLLAAGMVYGLIVLLGRWIGFTLDLSGIAGLVIGIGMTADSFVVYFERIKDEMREGRSFRSAVTRGWQSARRTVWTGNAVSFLAAVIIYVLAVGQVKGFAFTLGLTTIIDVVIVFLVTHPLVVMASRTEFLSRPSINGLGAVSDVARKRRAAAARAKKAATTAGEES; via the coding sequence GTGACCAGCAACAATCCACTCACTGCGCGGCGTAACGCGCAGCGAGAGACACCTCCGTGGGTGCCTCTCCTGGCGTTTCTCGCCGTTCTCGGCGCGATTTTCGCCCTGATCTTCGCCACCGGCAGCCACAAGGCCGAACCCAAGCTGGGCATCGACCTGCAGGGCGGGACGCGCGTGGTGCTGACCGCGCGCACCGACCAGGGTGCCGACCCGACCCGGGCACAGCTCGACGATGCACGCCAGATCATCCAGCAGCGCGTCGACGGCCTCGGCGTCGGCGGCTCCGAGGTGGTCGTGAACGGCAACACGCTCGTCATCACCGTTCCAGGTGAGGACGGCAAGCAGGCGCGCACCCTTGCCCAGACTGCTCAGTTGTTCATCCGCCCGGTCATCACAAGCCAGGCCGCAATTCCGCAGAAGGCGGACCCGAACGCGAAGAAGCCCGCCGACATGACGGCGGACGAGCAGAAGAAGGCGATCGCGGATGCTCGCGCCGCCCGGCAGGCTCCGGCGAACGCCGACCAGAAGGAGCTCGCCCGCCTGCAGGCGGAGATGTCCAAGGTCAACTGCGCGCCGAATGTGAGTGATCCGCTGGTCGGCTACGACAAGCCCGACCAGTACCTCGTCGCCTGCGGTCAGGACGACGGACAGGTGTACCTGCTGGCGCCGATGATCATCCGCGGCACCGACGTCGCCGACGCGAAGTCTCAGCAGAATCAGGCGGGACAGTGGGTCGTCTCCGTGGACTACCGCGGCGAGGGCAAGCAGACCTGGGTCGACTACACGTCGAAGAACGTCGGCAAGACCACCGCCACCGTCCTCGACACCCGCGTTGTGAGCGCTGCGACGATCAACGGCGCCATCATCGGCACCACCGAGATCAGCGGCAGCTTCACACAATCCGAGACCATCGATCTCGCCAACGCCCTCAAATACGGTTCGCTCCCGCTGTCGTTCTCCATGTCGGACGCGCAGACCGTGTCGGCGACGCTCGGCCTCACATCGTTGCGTGCCGGTCTGATCGCGGGCGGCGTCGGTCTGCTCGCCGTACTGATCTACGCACTCGCGTACTACCGGATGCTCGGTTTCCTCACGTTCCTGTCGCTGCTCCTCGCCGCAGGCATGGTGTACGGCCTGATCGTGCTCCTCGGTCGCTGGATCGGCTTCACCCTCGATCTCTCCGGCATCGCCGGTCTGGTCATCGGCATCGGCATGACCGCCGACTCGTTCGTCGTCTACTTCGAACGAATAAAGGACGAGATGAGAGAGGGCAGATCGTTCCGATCCGCCGTCACACGCGGTTGGCAGAGTGCACGTCGTACGGTCTGGACCGGTAACGCCGTCAGCTTCCTCGCCGCCGTGATCATCTATGTGCTCGCCGTCGGCCAGGTCAAGGGCTTCGCGTTCACGCTCGGCCTGACGACCATCATCGACGTCGTCATCGTCTTCCTCGTCACGCACCCGCTGGTCGTGATGGCGAGCCGGACCGAGTTCCTGTCGCGGCCCAGCATCAACGGCCTCGGCGCCGTGTCCGATGTCGCGCGCAAGCGCCGCGCCGCAGCCGCGCGCGCCAAGAAAGCAGCGACCACCGCAGGGGAGGAGTCGTAG